A single genomic interval of Candidatus Zixiibacteriota bacterium harbors:
- a CDS encoding ATP-binding cassette domain-containing protein, whose protein sequence is MIELDHISYWYPRRTESALRDLTLRVRDGESVCIMGRNGSGKSTLVKLIAGLIKPDRGKVRVDGQVAILFQNPDNQMVTTLVEKEIAFALENRAVPQDDMEQAITRITRQCGIEPLRRRLTSELSGGEKQRVAVASVMVQEPAVLLLDEPDSFLDHRGRKILAEELQRLHAQDPALIEIRITQNPKVAQGYGRLIVVDNGGVIADGDPATLLADGTLCSSTGIAVADPASIKISLPSRLRNHGDDESGHLRQVRAENVSFNWPFCPPVFESLSLSVAKRETVGLVGSTGVGKSSIGLLLAGLVSPTAGSVVYLNGSGAALARAHIRGNVALVLQQAERQFFLESCEQEIAFGPKNLGRKLSTSEIHELFEMIGLSPSRYSSRDPFTLSAGEKRRLAFAAVLAMGPSLVIFDEPTAGLDGEGVGRFIALSHALRSHGMGQLVISHDTDIIDHVCDRVMLLDEHGKLEHQIPQPA, encoded by the coding sequence ATGATCGAACTCGACCACATCAGCTACTGGTATCCGCGCCGCACCGAATCTGCCCTGCGCGACCTGACGCTGCGCGTCCGTGACGGCGAGTCGGTGTGTATCATGGGTCGCAACGGCTCCGGCAAATCCACTCTCGTCAAACTGATTGCCGGGCTTATCAAACCTGACCGGGGAAAAGTCAGAGTCGACGGTCAAGTGGCGATTCTATTTCAAAACCCCGACAACCAGATGGTCACCACGCTCGTGGAAAAAGAGATCGCCTTCGCGCTCGAAAATCGCGCTGTCCCGCAAGACGACATGGAGCAGGCGATCACCCGAATCACCCGCCAATGCGGGATCGAGCCTCTCCGCCGAAGACTGACTTCGGAGTTATCGGGAGGCGAAAAACAGCGAGTCGCTGTCGCCTCGGTCATGGTGCAGGAACCAGCCGTATTGCTCCTCGACGAACCGGATTCGTTTCTCGATCACCGGGGCCGAAAGATACTCGCAGAGGAACTGCAAAGGCTCCACGCGCAGGATCCCGCTCTTATTGAAATCCGTATCACTCAAAACCCGAAGGTTGCACAGGGATATGGTCGCTTAATCGTGGTGGATAATGGCGGAGTGATTGCCGACGGAGATCCGGCGACACTGCTGGCCGATGGCACCTTATGTTCGTCCACCGGTATCGCAGTGGCCGACCCGGCATCGATAAAAATCTCGCTACCCTCGCGCCTGAGAAACCACGGCGACGATGAGTCCGGACATTTGCGGCAAGTGCGGGCAGAAAACGTGAGCTTCAATTGGCCTTTCTGTCCGCCAGTGTTCGAGAGCTTGTCGTTGTCGGTCGCGAAGCGCGAGACAGTCGGTTTAGTTGGTTCGACCGGTGTCGGAAAGAGCAGTATCGGCCTGCTGCTCGCGGGACTAGTCTCTCCGACCGCCGGGAGTGTGGTCTATCTAAATGGAAGCGGCGCGGCGTTGGCCCGGGCGCATATTCGGGGAAATGTCGCGCTTGTGCTCCAGCAGGCGGAGCGCCAGTTCTTTCTGGAGAGCTGCGAGCAGGAGATTGCATTCGGCCCGAAGAACCTGGGACGAAAGCTCTCTACATCCGAAATTCACGAGTTGTTCGAGATGATCGGCCTGAGCCCGTCGCGCTACTCGTCGCGCGACCCGTTCACGCTGTCCGCGGGCGAAAAACGTCGCCTCGCGTTCGCCGCGGTACTGGCGATGGGGCCATCGCTGGTGATTTTCGACGAGCCGACCGCCGGGCTCGACGGCGAGGGGGTCGGGCGGTTTATCGCACTGTCGCACGCCCTGAGGTCGCATGGAATGGGGCAACTGGTGATTAGCCACGACACGGATATTATCGACCACGTATGCGACCGCGTGATGCTATTGGATGAGCACGGCAAGTTGGAGCACCAGATACCCCAGCCCGCCTAA